One genomic region from Streptomyces sp. NBC_00582 encodes:
- a CDS encoding aspartate aminotransferase family protein: protein MSDLYARHRNVLPDWLALYYEEPLEITHGEGRYVWGADGTRYLDFFGGILTTMTAHALPEVTKAVTEQAGRIIHSSTLYLNRPMVELAERVAQLSGVPDARVFFTTSGTEANDTALMLATTYRRSNTILAMRNSYHGRSFSAVGITGNRGWSPTSLSPLQTLYVHGGVRGRGPFAGLDDEEYIAACVDDLKDLLGHTRPPAALIAEPIQGVGGFTSPPDGLYAAFRDVLHERGILWIADEVQTGWGRTGDHFWGWQAHGRSGPPDIVTFAKGIGNGSSIGGVIARAEIMNCLDANSISTFGGTQLTMAAGLANLTYLLEHDLQGNARRVGGLLIERLRSAAAQDPGVREVRGRGLMIGVELTRPGTDKADPERASAVLEAARAGGLLLGKGGGHDTSALRIAPPLSLTVAEAEEGAAILESALRSTQ from the coding sequence GTGAGCGACCTGTACGCGCGTCACCGCAACGTCCTGCCGGACTGGCTGGCGCTCTACTACGAGGAGCCGCTGGAGATCACCCACGGCGAGGGCCGGTACGTCTGGGGCGCCGACGGGACCAGGTACCTGGACTTCTTCGGCGGGATCCTCACGACGATGACCGCCCACGCCCTGCCCGAGGTGACCAAGGCCGTCACCGAGCAGGCCGGACGGATCATCCACTCCTCCACGCTGTACCTGAACCGGCCGATGGTCGAGCTCGCGGAGCGGGTCGCCCAGCTCAGCGGCGTCCCCGACGCCCGCGTCTTCTTCACCACCTCCGGCACCGAGGCCAACGACACCGCCCTGATGCTCGCCACGACGTACCGGCGCAGCAACACGATCCTGGCGATGCGCAACAGCTACCACGGCCGTTCCTTCAGCGCGGTCGGCATCACCGGCAACCGCGGCTGGTCGCCGACATCGCTGTCCCCGCTGCAGACGCTGTACGTGCACGGCGGGGTGCGCGGCCGAGGCCCCTTCGCCGGGCTGGACGACGAGGAGTACATCGCGGCCTGCGTCGACGACCTCAAGGACCTCCTCGGCCACACCCGGCCGCCCGCCGCGCTGATCGCCGAGCCCATCCAGGGCGTCGGCGGCTTCACCTCGCCCCCCGACGGCCTGTACGCGGCGTTCCGGGACGTCCTGCACGAGCGGGGCATCCTGTGGATCGCCGACGAGGTGCAGACCGGCTGGGGCCGCACCGGCGACCACTTCTGGGGCTGGCAGGCGCACGGCCGCAGCGGCCCGCCCGACATCGTCACCTTCGCCAAGGGCATCGGCAACGGCTCCTCCATCGGCGGGGTGATCGCCCGCGCCGAGATCATGAACTGCCTGGACGCCAACAGCATCTCCACCTTCGGCGGCACCCAGCTCACCATGGCCGCCGGCCTCGCCAACCTCACCTACCTCCTGGAACACGACCTCCAGGGCAACGCCCGGCGCGTCGGCGGTCTGCTGATCGAGCGGCTGCGGTCCGCCGCCGCCCAGGACCCCGGCGTACGGGAGGTCCGCGGACGCGGCCTGATGATCGGCGTCGAGCTGACCCGGCCCGGCACCGACAAGGCCGACCCGGAGCGGGCGTCGGCCGTGCTGGAGGCGGCCCGGGCGGGCGGCCTGCTGCTCGGCAAGGGCGGCGGGCACGACACCAGCGCCCTCAGGATCGCCCCGCCGCTGTCCCTGACCGTCGCGGAGGCCGAGGAGGGCGCCGCGATCCTCGAAAGCGCGCTGAGGAGCACGCAGTAG
- a CDS encoding nitrilase-related carbon-nitrogen hydrolase: protein MTDVVRAALVQATWTGDTESMVAKHEEHAREAARQGAKVIGFQEVFNAPYFCQVQEPEHYRWAEPVPDGPTVRRMRDLARETGMVIVVPVFEVEQSGFYYNTAAVIDADGSYLGKYRKHHIPQVKGFWEKYYFRPGNVGWPVFDTAVGKVGVYICYDRHFPEGWRQLGINGAQLVYNPSATHRGLSSHLWRLEQPAAAVANEYFVAAINRVGVEEYGDNDFYGTSYFVDPRGQFVGEVASDRSEELVVRDLDFDLIEQVRQQWAFYRDRRPDAYEGLVQP, encoded by the coding sequence ATGACCGACGTCGTACGTGCCGCGCTGGTCCAGGCCACCTGGACCGGCGACACCGAGTCCATGGTGGCGAAACACGAGGAGCACGCCCGTGAGGCGGCCCGGCAGGGCGCGAAGGTGATCGGGTTCCAGGAGGTCTTCAACGCCCCCTACTTCTGCCAGGTGCAGGAGCCCGAGCACTACCGCTGGGCCGAGCCGGTGCCGGACGGGCCGACCGTGCGCCGGATGCGGGACCTCGCGCGCGAGACGGGCATGGTGATCGTCGTCCCGGTGTTCGAGGTCGAGCAGAGCGGTTTCTACTACAACACCGCCGCCGTGATCGACGCCGACGGCTCCTACCTCGGCAAGTACCGCAAGCACCACATCCCGCAGGTCAAGGGCTTCTGGGAGAAGTACTACTTCCGGCCGGGCAACGTCGGCTGGCCCGTCTTCGACACCGCCGTCGGGAAGGTCGGCGTCTACATCTGCTACGACCGCCACTTCCCCGAGGGCTGGCGGCAGCTCGGCATCAACGGCGCCCAGCTCGTCTACAACCCCTCCGCCACCCACCGCGGCCTCTCCAGTCACCTGTGGCGGCTGGAGCAGCCCGCCGCGGCCGTCGCCAACGAGTACTTCGTCGCCGCGATCAACCGTGTGGGAGTCGAGGAGTACGGGGACAACGATTTCTACGGGACGTCGTACTTCGTCGACCCGCGAGGCCAGTTCGTGGGCGAGGTCGCGAGTGACCGGAGCGAGGAACTCGTCGTCCGCGACCTGGACTTCGACCTGATCGAACAGGTGCGGCAGCAGTGGGCCTTCTACCGCGACCGCCGCCCCGACGCCTACGAAGGGCTGGTACAGCCGTGA